In Tubulanus polymorphus chromosome 2, tnTubPoly1.2, whole genome shotgun sequence, a single window of DNA contains:
- the LOC141900821 gene encoding LOW QUALITY PROTEIN: uncharacterized protein LOC141900821 (The sequence of the model RefSeq protein was modified relative to this genomic sequence to represent the inferred CDS: substituted 1 base at 1 genomic stop codon), translating into MAAPMDDIECDISKQKKVAKCINELMSLNMNTENDKDNWQSVICDYFGDDSEDDQISSSSSSDDSSSDADLSDDRDVLVDSTVHTPPQNAQHLIQNTNTEVEIQQNEQFTEEEIQIELSNEEKDIAILAKIACSMHMSDQTMNTKRRKQKEREGRRSTFFHHGEQVCRDMFCYINSISRGTLATLHEHYRQNEGFLVPRIHGNRKRLPKHTISIDDRKCIVTFILNYVEVHGIYLPGRIPGYKRDDLKLLPTDCTKKKVYCEYERACKLVERNVVSYASFRRTXRDITPFVVSMKPATDLCWQCQKNSNLIMRNANKSESAKSETLKKAEMHLSLAKSERELYKSQCQDSRIGLPNDLALGNHEPCSLATQHPVHYSMDFAQQVHFPCNPLQPGPIYFKTPRKCAIFGVHCETLSRQVNFLIDEGMLVGKGSNTVISLLDYFFSNYGLGEEHVSLHANNCSGQNKNNMLLWYFLWRCITGRNKSIVYNFLIVGHTKFSVDWAFGLFKQKFRHTKVNTLSDICNAVVQSSNCGLNIPQLCEDESGQCFYCNSDEIKFDLQKRNTALPDARLKPPVLPPPGLPIERQWYLHDEIREFVDDNFRDIVCPVPQCPKPSKAKDANDPIGLEEMQAVVTRAQGVKRTGRLLRPLKIADTGVLNVDRGELQRLQLNDRSIFTSKKLKTTNQVVLPEKLRNGVIEVAHDSVLAGHMRAAKSLDSVMNQFYWPGVTGDVKRYYVAEALLEMYSRLGVPRKVMSDRGPQFISEGRTVRGPLSILKELWVSEKEEPEVRSAYQYVFELRQRMEETCRIAHEELRKAKVKQSKYYNKRVKGQI; encoded by the exons atggcggcgccCATGGACGATATTGAATGTGACATTAgtaaacaaaaaaaagttGCAAAGTGTATTAATGAACTAATGTCTCTTAACATGAACACAGAAAATGACAAAGACAATTGGCAGAGTGTAATTTGTGATTATTTTGGTGATGATTCTGAAGATGACCAGattagcagcagcagcagcagtgacgACAGTAGTAGTGATGCGGATTTAAGTGATGACCGTGATGTTCTTGTCGACAGTACTGTGCACACTCCACCTCAAAATGCTCAACATTTGATCCAGAATACCAACACAGAGGTTGAAATTCAGCAAAATGaacagtttacagaggaagaAATTCAAATAG AATTATCCAATGAAGAAAAAGACATTGCTATCTTGGCAAAAATTGCATGTTCAATGCATATGTCAGATCAGACTATGAACACGAAACGTCGCAAGCAAAAGGAACGAGAGGGAAGACGTTCGACGTTTTTTCACCACGGTGAACAAGTTTGTAGAGACATGTTTTGTTATATCAATTCTATAAGCAGAGGTACATTAGCTACTTTACATGAACATTACAGACAAAATGAGGGGTTCTTAGTACCCAGAATCCATGGTAATAGGAAACGGCTTCCAAAGCACACAATCTCAATTGATGACCGAAAGTGCATTGttacatttattttgaattacgtTGAGGTACACGGCATATATCTGCCTGGAAGAATTCCTGGCTATAAAAGAGATGATTTGAAACTTCTGCCTACTGATTGTACCAAGAAGAAAGTTTACTGTGAGTATGAAAGAGCATgtaaattggttgaaagaaATGTTGTATCTTATGCTTCCTTCCGCCGTACATAGCGTGATATCACTCCATTTGTAGTTTCTATGAAGCCAGCAACAGATCTGTGCTGGCAATGCCAGAAAAATTCTAATCTGATTATGAGAAATGCCAACAAATCTGAGTCAGCAAAGTCCGAGACTCTTAAAAAGGCTGAGATGCATTTGTCATTAGCCAAGTCCGAACGGGAGCTTTATAAGTCACAGTGTCAAGATTCCAGAATTGGTCTCCCCAATGACTTAGCTCTTGGCAACCATGAACCATGTTCCCTTGCCACCCAGCATCCAGTGCATTATTCAATGGATTTTGCACAACAAGTGCACTTTCCTTGTAATCCATTACAACCTGGCCCAATCTACTTCAAAACTCCGAGGAAATGTGCTATCTTCGGCGTACATTGTGAGACACTCTCACGCCAAGTTAATTTTCTCATCGACGAAGGTATGCTGGTTGGCAAGGGAAGTAATACTGTTATTAGCCTGTTAGATTATTTCTTCTCAAACTATGGTTTAGGAGAAGAGCATGTAAGCTTGCATGCCAACAACTGTTCAGGCCAAAACAAGAATAATATGCTATTGTGGTATTTTCTCTGGCGCTGCATCACAGGGCGCAACAAAAGCATAGTGTATAACTTCTTGATTGTTGGCCATACTAAATTTAGTGTAGACTGGGCCTTTGGGCTCTTTAAACAGAAGTTCAGACACACCAAGGTGAACACACTTAGTGATATTTGTAATGCAGTTGTCCAGAGCAGTAATTGTGGTTTAAACATTCCGCAGCTTTGTGAGGATGAATCCGGCCAATGCTTT TATTGTAACAGTGACGAAATCAAATTTGACCTTCAGAAGCGAAACACTGCACTACCAGACGCACGACTGAAGCCGCCAGTACTGCCGCCACCTGGTCTTCCGATAGAAAGGCAGTGGTATTTACATGATGAAATAAGAGAATTTGTAGATGACAACTTCAGAGATATTGTCTGTCCTGTTCCTCAATGTCCAAAGCCAAGTAAAGCTAA AGATGCTAATGATCCTATCGGGTTGGAAGAGATGCAAGCTGTAGTTACTAGGGCTCAAGGTGTAAAAAGAACGGGTAGATTACTGCGACCATTGAAAATAGCAGATACTGGAGTTTTAAATGTCGACCGAGGGGAGTTACAAAGATTACAGTTGAATGATAGATC AATATTCACgagtaaaaaattgaaaacgaCTAATCAGGTGGTATTACCCGAGAAATTACGCAATGGAGTCATAGAAGTGGCTCATGATTCTGTTTTAGCTGGTCACATGCGAGCAGCAAAAtcattagatagtgttatgaatcaattttattggccTGGGGTAACTGGGGACGTTAAGCGTTATT ATGTAGCGGAAGCGTTATTGGAAATGTATTCAAGATTAGGGGTTCCGAGAAAGGTGATGTCAGACAGAGGTCCTCAGTTTATTTCAGAG GGTAGAACAGTACGAGGGCCGTTATCTATCCTTAAAGAATTGTGGGTTAGCGAGAAAGAAGAACCGGAAGTAAGATCTGCATATCAGTACGTATTTGAACTAAGACAACGCATGGAAGAAACATGTAGAATAGCTCATGAAGAATTAAGAAAAGCCAAGGTCAAGCAGAGCAAGTATTATAACAAAAGGGTGAAAGGTCAAATTTAA